From Ancylobacter pratisalsi, one genomic window encodes:
- the mdcB gene encoding triphosphoribosyl-dephospho-CoA synthase MdcB yields the protein MLATPVLSTKACEEIDRRAIWALHTEVRLYPKAGLVSIVDTGSHEDMDADTFRRSADALTGYFGEMARAGADGADFAILRAIGMRAERRMFAATGGTNTHRGAIFSLGLLAAAAGLCRSLPGVRDPLRICRTVERWGRPILESRTQHDTSHGAQVRARYGAPGAREEAASGFPTVVFHTLPAFRAAYDQSGSWELAALQAFYSGMAVLDDNNLLYRAGVDGLARARALAEDFLATGGMLAPGGRERAVTLHHRFVARRLSPGGSADLLIATLFLAAEGGLIAHDPVRPWA from the coding sequence ATGCTTGCCACCCCCGTATTGTCGACGAAAGCGTGCGAAGAGATCGATCGCCGTGCGATCTGGGCCCTTCATACGGAAGTTCGGCTTTATCCCAAGGCTGGGCTCGTCAGCATTGTCGACACAGGCAGTCATGAGGACATGGATGCCGACACCTTCCGACGTAGCGCGGATGCGCTGACAGGCTATTTCGGCGAGATGGCGCGAGCCGGCGCAGACGGTGCCGATTTTGCCATTCTCAGGGCTATTGGCATGAGAGCCGAGCGGCGCATGTTTGCAGCCACCGGAGGCACCAACACCCATCGCGGCGCCATCTTCTCGCTAGGACTGCTGGCCGCCGCGGCGGGACTTTGCCGATCATTACCGGGCGTCCGGGATCCCTTGCGAATATGCCGCACGGTGGAACGTTGGGGACGTCCAATTCTGGAAAGCCGTACGCAGCATGATACCAGCCACGGGGCGCAAGTTCGTGCCCGGTACGGAGCGCCCGGCGCCCGTGAAGAAGCCGCGAGCGGCTTCCCAACCGTGGTGTTCCACACTCTGCCGGCATTCCGTGCAGCTTACGACCAGAGCGGCTCGTGGGAACTTGCCGCGCTTCAGGCGTTCTATTCAGGCATGGCCGTGCTCGACGACAATAATCTGCTCTACCGCGCCGGCGTCGATGGGCTGGCGCGAGCGCGCGCGCTCGCGGAGGATTTTCTGGCCACCGGCGGCATGCTTGCCCCCGGAGGCCGGGAGAGAGCCGTAACCTTGCACCACCGGTTTGTGGCCCGCCGCCTCAGTCCGGGCGGCTCGGCAGATCTGCTCATCGCCACGCTTTTCCTAGCGGCGGAGGGTGGGCTGATCGCCCATGATCCGGTCCGCCCATGGGCGTGA
- a CDS encoding ACP S-malonyltransferase, protein MGVMLLCPGQGTQHPAMFNRLIDEPAAQQVLDTAADRLGVDLRCMGTSADRLDYADNRVAQILITAHCLAVHAILGAEVGDICVGYSVGEIAANACAGALDATAAFDLIEERVSCMDDACRSGRHAQGMLAVIGIPIATIQTLAIEGGLAVAIINGPDHVVLGGPVEALDRFEPTLEAKGARNVKRLAVRIAAHTPFIADAGPVFAAALARTQWQPARIPVLSGVDGRLIKNREDAVTALSEQLWKTLDFSRCLQLAGERGATCALEIGPGHSLTRLAADLLPGVPVRAFEDFRSAAGPSKWLAAQARNLAG, encoded by the coding sequence ATGGGCGTGATGCTGCTTTGCCCCGGCCAGGGCACCCAGCACCCGGCCATGTTTAACCGGCTGATAGACGAGCCGGCCGCGCAACAGGTCCTCGACACCGCTGCCGATCGACTCGGCGTCGATTTACGGTGCATGGGCACCTCCGCCGACCGCTTGGATTATGCCGATAACCGCGTTGCGCAGATCCTGATCACCGCACATTGCCTCGCCGTCCACGCAATCCTGGGCGCGGAAGTGGGCGACATATGCGTAGGTTACAGCGTCGGGGAAATTGCCGCGAATGCCTGTGCGGGCGCGCTCGATGCCACGGCTGCGTTCGATCTCATCGAGGAGCGCGTCAGCTGCATGGATGACGCCTGCCGATCAGGCCGGCATGCACAAGGCATGCTGGCCGTGATCGGTATCCCCATCGCTACCATTCAGACACTCGCGATAGAAGGCGGGCTGGCCGTCGCCATCATCAATGGCCCGGATCATGTCGTTCTCGGTGGTCCCGTCGAGGCCTTGGATAGATTCGAGCCGACGCTAGAGGCAAAGGGTGCGCGCAATGTGAAACGCCTCGCCGTACGAATAGCAGCACACACGCCCTTCATTGCCGATGCGGGGCCCGTCTTTGCTGCGGCGCTGGCGCGCACTCAATGGCAACCCGCGCGAATTCCGGTGCTGTCAGGTGTCGATGGGCGGTTGATCAAGAATCGCGAAGATGCCGTGACGGCCCTTTCCGAACAGCTCTGGAAAACGCTGGACTTCAGCAGATGTCTGCAACTCGCGGGCGAGCGTGGCGCCACGTGTGCGTTGGAGATCGGTCCCGGCCACAGTCTCACCCGTCTCGCAGCCGACTTGCTGCCAGGGGTACCGGTTCGGGCCTTTGAGGATTTCCGTAGCGCCGCCGGTCCATCAAAGTGGCTCGCTGCGCAGGCGCGCAATCTCGCGGGTTGA
- a CDS encoding DUF1127 domain-containing protein: protein MTTATLNGNTSPDFFSRFVEFVGAFFDAIGEGHRIARRYETLSRMSDAALARHGLTRQDIARVAVNGR, encoded by the coding sequence ATGACCACCGCTACCCTTAATGGCAACACTTCGCCGGACTTCTTCTCGCGCTTCGTCGAATTCGTTGGCGCGTTCTTCGATGCTATCGGTGAAGGTCACCGCATCGCGCGTCGCTATGAAACCCTGTCGCGCATGTCGGACGCCGCCCTGGCGCGTCATGGCCTTACCCGTCAGGATATCGCCCGCGTCGCCGTCAACGGCCGCTGA
- the pbpC gene encoding penicillin-binding protein 1C — protein sequence MRPRWQRVAGCVALGAVLLGGGLYAWLAGVRAAAPPVPALAYSTEVQDHEGRLLRPFALADGRWRLAPDLAHVDRRYIDMLIAYEDRRFYQHGGVDPLALIRAVGQLITHGRIVSGGSTLTMQVARLMQPREGTGFGTKLASKLTEMRRAIELEARLSKLEILALYLALAPYGGNIEGVRAASLAWFGKEPRRLSLAEAALLVALPQAPEARRPDRHPVQADLAREAVLARLGEAGLFGAAEAEFARRARIPTQRTDMPMLAVHAADAARRERPTARVHQLAIDAASQLRLERLAGERVRDLGPHTSLALVMVDNASGEVLARVSGADPLDPGRAGAVDLTRALRSPGSTLKPFIYGLAFEDGVAHPETLIEDRPSRFGAYHPRNFDRDYQGTVSVRQALQFSLNVPAVALLQAVGPQRLASRLGGAGFALHLPPGEVPGLAVGLGGVGISLESLAGLYAGVANGGRAHALATRLDVGAGQGRDETNGSRRLLSPVAAWYLADALSGTPAPLNERTGRIAFKTGTSFGYRDAWAVGFDGRRTIAVWVGRPDGQPVPGMIGRDAAAPILFEAFARLVTKPAPFAPAPHAALVARNNDLPPPLRHFGRRVGEAGLADGPRITFPPDGARLEQQGDDPLVLKVNGGTGRLTVLVDGVPNSKPAEGATLFWQPAGVGFVRLTVMDAVGRADSVVLRISGPETHQGFPAGQLSGR from the coding sequence GTGAGACCGCGCTGGCAGCGTGTGGCCGGCTGCGTTGCCCTCGGGGCTGTCCTGCTTGGTGGGGGCCTTTATGCGTGGCTCGCTGGCGTGCGTGCCGCCGCGCCACCTGTGCCCGCCCTGGCCTATTCAACGGAGGTGCAGGATCACGAAGGACGGCTGCTGCGCCCGTTTGCGCTTGCTGATGGGCGCTGGCGTCTCGCGCCGGATTTGGCCCATGTCGACAGGCGCTATATCGACATGCTCATCGCCTACGAGGATCGCCGGTTCTACCAGCACGGCGGGGTTGATCCGCTCGCGCTGATCCGTGCGGTGGGGCAGTTGATCACCCATGGCCGGATTGTCTCCGGCGGTTCCACGCTGACCATGCAGGTCGCTCGCCTTATGCAACCGCGCGAAGGCACTGGTTTCGGCACCAAGCTGGCTTCGAAGCTTACGGAGATGCGTCGCGCGATCGAACTTGAAGCTCGTTTGTCAAAGCTGGAAATTCTCGCGCTCTATCTCGCCCTGGCGCCCTACGGGGGCAACATCGAAGGGGTGCGGGCGGCCAGTCTGGCCTGGTTCGGAAAGGAACCGCGACGCCTTTCGCTTGCCGAGGCGGCCTTGCTCGTGGCCTTGCCACAAGCTCCCGAGGCTCGTCGTCCCGATCGCCATCCGGTCCAGGCGGATCTAGCCCGCGAGGCTGTGCTGGCTCGGCTTGGCGAGGCCGGCCTTTTCGGGGCGGCAGAGGCAGAGTTTGCCCGCCGTGCGCGGATACCGACCCAGCGGACGGACATGCCCATGCTCGCCGTTCACGCCGCCGATGCGGCTCGCCGCGAACGGCCGACCGCGCGGGTGCACCAGCTTGCCATCGATGCAGCGTCGCAACTGCGGCTCGAAAGGCTTGCCGGAGAACGCGTGCGTGATCTTGGACCCCACACGTCGCTGGCTCTCGTGATGGTCGACAATGCAAGCGGCGAGGTGCTTGCGCGCGTCAGCGGCGCGGATCCGCTGGACCCTGGGCGGGCCGGAGCGGTCGATCTCACGCGGGCTCTGAGATCGCCGGGCTCGACACTGAAGCCCTTCATCTACGGCCTCGCCTTTGAAGACGGTGTTGCGCATCCCGAGACGCTGATCGAGGACAGGCCCTCCCGATTTGGCGCCTATCACCCGCGCAATTTCGATCGCGATTACCAGGGCACTGTGTCGGTGCGGCAGGCCCTGCAGTTTTCGCTGAATGTGCCGGCGGTGGCGTTGCTGCAGGCGGTGGGTCCACAGCGCCTGGCAAGCCGGCTTGGCGGCGCTGGCTTTGCGCTTCATCTGCCACCCGGCGAAGTGCCGGGACTGGCGGTCGGGCTCGGCGGTGTCGGCATCAGCCTGGAATCGTTGGCTGGCCTTTATGCGGGCGTCGCCAATGGTGGGCGGGCCCATGCTCTCGCGACCCGGCTCGATGTCGGGGCGGGGCAGGGGCGCGACGAAACCAACGGATCACGCCGGCTGCTCAGTCCTGTCGCTGCCTGGTATCTTGCGGATGCACTGTCCGGCACGCCGGCGCCGCTTAATGAGCGCACCGGGCGCATCGCGTTCAAGACCGGAACGTCCTTCGGATACAGGGATGCCTGGGCCGTGGGCTTCGACGGGCGACGCACGATTGCCGTGTGGGTGGGGCGACCCGACGGTCAGCCCGTGCCTGGCATGATCGGCAGGGACGCGGCGGCGCCAATTCTGTTCGAGGCGTTCGCGCGGCTGGTCACGAAACCTGCACCGTTCGCGCCGGCACCGCACGCGGCACTGGTGGCGCGAAACAACGACCTGCCACCCCCACTCCGGCACTTTGGCCGTCGGGTGGGCGAGGCCGGATTGGCCGATGGGCCCAGGATCACGTTTCCGCCGGACGGCGCCCGGCTGGAGCAGCAGGGGGACGATCCCCTCGTGCTGAAGGTCAATGGGGGCACGGGCCGTTTGACTGTGCTGGTCGACGGGGTTCCAAACAGCAAGCCCGCCGAAGGAGCTACCCTATTCTGGCAGCCGGCGGGCGTTGGCTTTGTTCGTCTAACCGTCATGGACGCTGTGGGCAGAGCCGACAGCGTCGTCCTACGTATCAGCGGGCCGGAAACCCATCAGGGATTTCCAGCGGGGCAGCTCAGCGGCCGTTGA